One segment of Aquimarina sp. BL5 DNA contains the following:
- a CDS encoding RNA polymerase sigma factor: protein MQKLESKNYLEGLLSGDQSVIDEIYKNNFQPVLSFVRKNKGGYQDAEEVFQDALFQLIVRLKVRKFEITSTFEGYLFTVCKNLWRKELNKRKNRVRNTDVKELVIEENKHSSFILEQERWELFEEKMNQLSDNCIKLLKDYFNKVSYDIIVEKFNYSSENVAFQRVFKCKKRLAELIKRDSKYQDLS from the coding sequence ATGCAAAAATTAGAAAGTAAAAACTATTTGGAAGGTCTTTTATCTGGTGATCAATCTGTGATTGACGAGATTTATAAGAATAACTTCCAGCCAGTTTTATCTTTTGTAAGAAAAAATAAAGGAGGTTATCAAGATGCAGAAGAGGTTTTTCAAGATGCTTTATTTCAGTTAATTGTTAGATTAAAAGTTAGAAAATTTGAAATCACATCCACATTCGAAGGATATTTATTTACCGTTTGTAAAAATCTTTGGCGTAAAGAATTAAATAAACGAAAAAATAGGGTAAGAAATACAGATGTAAAAGAACTAGTCATTGAAGAAAATAAACATAGCTCGTTTATTTTGGAACAAGAACGTTGGGAACTTTTTGAGGAAAAGATGAATCAACTCTCGGATAATTGTATCAAACTTTTAAAGGATTATTTTAATAAAGTGTCGTATGATATAATTGTAGAGAAGTTTAATTATTCATCAGAAAATGTAGCTTTCCAAAGGGTTTTTAAATGCAAAAAACGCTTAGCAGAGCTTATTAAAAGAGATAGTAAATATCAAGATTTAAGTTAA
- a CDS encoding CHAT domain-containing tetratricopeptide repeat protein: MHLKSYYLLLTLFILYLHSNAQTATNWETILASDLTIVQKRTKIDSLVSFYKKQGNDSLLERITHKYAIWHYKNTSLDLAIRTAKQSLELKKKMTPTNPSLIQHGLKNLGFFAYKQGNYSRSIAYNEEIIAINSKNDYAADAYSKLGRCYTNIYDYHNAVVHFELANSLFWDNKDYRSIVANAINAGKLYIKIGTVNSLKKGIKNALIADSLSLQIKSRATTRYNLKIILGTLYNQDDNLNTKKASFYYDQALSIAKDLKDSILIAKTYELKGNLYNTVDQDLAIQYHQKAIRNFTKNDSVSLAISISNIGFCLVEQQKFKEGFTHYQKAISYFTGQKLNNREVSSQTNILSETLDSSHLLTTLEDLADAYLKHYRSTDDQLSLNKSINTFLLADEMIDLIRIESQEFQSKLYWRKHSSALYGRAIEACFLAEDIDNAFYFMEKNKALILTEDITNNRLKQSILLPENIVNREIKLQKNIYLLNKLKNKGSNKKELDIITIKILDLKRNLKKLQDSIKDIFSDYSKFNVQSSPITSLKSIQKKLDDQTVLVEYNISNHIDFKSIDDDNGYTPIYEGSDYGKREYSKGYLVYITNDESHLIQLPNIDNLKNTVDLFIKKSAIPFGTEKDIVSYSDIGHKVFKYLFPNEKIKEIISGKKLIIIPDNYLNYVPFEALVTTSNLAKKPKYLIEDSEISYGYSNFFLKNSSDIVSPKSKVSFLGFAPGNFEKYNLPPIENNRNEVNNISSLFSGEVLINDNATKENFLTKLKDQNIIHLATHADALDSISPWIAFSNNKLDLEELYLTKNQADLVVLSGCNTLLGKQETGEGVMSLARGFFHSGAKSVVSSLWNVDDRSTSYIMNEFYKNLKNQQTKSQALREAKLKYLRNSSLSESSPHFWATFVLLGDTSPISIHYYPYAYWSLILLPIILFICIVLYRRSKKRDS; this comes from the coding sequence ATGCATTTAAAAAGTTACTATTTACTCCTAACACTTTTTATTCTTTATCTTCACTCTAATGCACAAACTGCTACCAATTGGGAGACTATTTTAGCTTCGGATCTAACTATAGTACAAAAGCGTACTAAAATTGATTCTTTAGTTAGCTTTTACAAAAAACAAGGAAACGATTCTTTATTGGAGCGCATAACCCATAAATATGCTATATGGCACTATAAAAATACTTCTCTAGACCTTGCAATACGAACAGCAAAGCAATCTTTAGAATTAAAGAAAAAAATGACTCCTACCAACCCTTCATTAATTCAGCATGGATTAAAAAATCTTGGGTTTTTCGCTTATAAACAAGGTAATTATTCTAGAAGTATTGCATATAATGAAGAGATAATTGCTATTAATTCTAAAAACGATTATGCTGCAGATGCATATTCTAAATTAGGTAGATGCTATACTAATATTTACGATTATCATAATGCTGTAGTTCATTTTGAACTAGCAAATTCTCTATTTTGGGATAATAAAGATTATAGAAGCATTGTGGCCAATGCCATTAATGCTGGTAAATTATATATAAAAATTGGCACTGTAAATAGTTTGAAAAAAGGAATTAAAAATGCTTTAATAGCAGACTCCTTATCATTACAAATTAAATCAAGAGCAACAACAAGATACAATCTGAAAATTATTTTAGGAACACTTTATAATCAGGATGATAATCTAAACACGAAAAAAGCTTCTTTCTATTATGATCAAGCTTTGTCTATAGCTAAAGATCTTAAGGATTCAATCCTAATCGCAAAAACTTATGAACTTAAGGGAAACCTTTACAACACTGTAGATCAGGATCTAGCAATTCAATACCATCAAAAAGCTATTCGAAACTTTACAAAAAATGACTCCGTATCTTTGGCGATTAGCATATCCAATATTGGATTTTGTTTGGTGGAGCAGCAGAAATTTAAAGAAGGTTTTACTCATTATCAAAAGGCTATTAGTTATTTTACAGGACAAAAACTAAATAACCGGGAAGTTTCCTCGCAAACAAATATATTGTCTGAAACATTAGATTCATCGCATCTTTTAACAACTTTAGAGGATCTAGCAGATGCGTATTTAAAACATTATCGATCTACAGATGATCAATTGTCTCTTAATAAATCAATTAATACATTTTTACTCGCTGACGAAATGATCGATCTAATTCGTATTGAGAGTCAGGAATTTCAATCCAAACTATATTGGCGTAAACATAGTTCTGCCTTATATGGACGAGCAATAGAAGCTTGTTTTCTTGCCGAGGATATCGACAATGCCTTTTATTTTATGGAAAAAAATAAGGCGTTAATTTTAACAGAAGATATAACGAACAACAGACTTAAACAGTCAATTTTACTACCAGAAAATATAGTAAACAGAGAAATTAAACTTCAGAAAAATATATACTTACTTAATAAATTAAAAAATAAGGGTTCCAATAAAAAAGAACTCGATATTATTACCATAAAAATTTTAGATCTTAAAAGAAATTTAAAAAAATTACAGGATAGTATAAAAGATATTTTTTCGGATTACTCTAAGTTTAACGTTCAGTCTTCTCCTATTACCAGTCTTAAATCTATCCAAAAAAAACTTGATGATCAAACCGTTCTTGTAGAATACAATATATCTAACCACATTGATTTTAAATCTATTGATGATGATAATGGTTATACTCCAATCTACGAAGGAAGTGATTATGGCAAAAGAGAGTATTCTAAAGGATACCTTGTTTACATTACTAACGACGAGAGCCATCTCATACAATTACCCAATATCGATAACCTAAAAAACACTGTTGATTTATTCATCAAAAAATCCGCTATTCCTTTTGGCACAGAAAAAGATATTGTATCATACTCTGATATTGGGCATAAAGTTTTTAAGTATCTATTTCCTAACGAAAAGATCAAGGAAATTATATCTGGCAAAAAACTAATTATTATTCCTGACAATTATTTAAACTATGTTCCTTTTGAAGCATTAGTAACTACTAGCAATTTAGCTAAAAAGCCTAAATACCTGATTGAAGATTCGGAGATCAGTTATGGATATTCAAATTTCTTCCTGAAAAATTCATCAGATATTGTTTCTCCTAAAAGTAAAGTTTCGTTTCTAGGTTTTGCTCCAGGTAATTTTGAAAAATATAACCTACCCCCTATTGAGAACAATAGGAATGAGGTTAATAATATCAGTAGCCTCTTTTCTGGAGAAGTATTGATAAATGATAATGCTACTAAAGAAAATTTTCTTACTAAACTAAAAGATCAAAACATCATACATCTGGCAACACATGCAGATGCTCTAGATTCTATTTCGCCTTGGATTGCTTTTAGTAATAATAAATTAGACCTTGAAGAATTATATCTTACTAAAAACCAAGCTGACCTAGTAGTACTAAGTGGTTGCAATACATTACTCGGCAAACAAGAAACTGGAGAAGGAGTGATGAGTCTAGCCAGAGGTTTTTTTCATTCTGGTGCCAAAAGTGTAGTTTCTTCTTTATGGAATGTTGATGATAGATCCACATCCTATATAATGAACGAGTTTTACAAAAACTTAAAAAATCAACAAACTAAATCACAAGCTTTAAGAGAGGCTAAACTAAAATATCTTAGGAATAGCTCTTTATCAGAAAGCTCTCCACATTTTTGGGCTACGTTTGTTTTATTAGGCGATACTAGTCCGATATCAATCCATTACTATCCATATGCTTATTGGTCACTTATCTTATTACCTATTATTCTCTTCATTTGCATAGTATTATATAGAAGATCTAAAAAGAGAGATTCTTAA
- a CDS encoding response regulator transcription factor — MKTIALIENGTFLKTNCTPVINNSKRFKVIANFKNYESALQNIEKSHPDIILIDIDIPAINGIDNIKHIRNIFPEIKIIILTKNQQHTFVFDVLSSGVLGYLIKNENLQIIEALEQLEQGGAPMSTAISRMVIESFQDHDFKELTKRENEILKLLTKGKSYSTIAEKLYVSRNTVKYHIRNIYEKLNIYCKDEAIKLVNSKKRYLKTG; from the coding sequence ATGAAAACAATTGCATTAATCGAAAATGGCACTTTTTTAAAGACAAATTGTACTCCCGTAATAAATAACTCCAAAAGATTTAAAGTAATTGCCAATTTTAAAAACTATGAATCAGCATTACAAAACATCGAAAAATCACATCCTGATATTATTCTTATAGATATAGATATACCAGCTATTAATGGCATTGATAACATAAAACATATTAGAAACATATTTCCTGAAATCAAGATAATCATTTTGACAAAAAACCAACAACATACATTCGTTTTTGATGTACTATCTTCTGGTGTTCTTGGATATCTTATAAAAAATGAAAACCTACAAATTATTGAAGCTCTAGAACAATTAGAGCAAGGAGGTGCTCCGATGAGTACAGCTATTTCACGAATGGTTATTGAATCTTTTCAGGATCACGATTTTAAAGAACTCACTAAAAGAGAAAATGAAATACTTAAATTATTAACTAAAGGTAAAAGTTACTCTACTATTGCAGAAAAACTTTATGTAAGTCGCAATACTGTAAAATATCATATAAGAAACATTTACGAAAAGCTAAATATTTATTGTAAAGATGAAGCTATAAAACTTGTGAATAGTAAAAAAAGATATTTAAAAACTGGATGA